The Haloarchaeobius amylolyticus genome window below encodes:
- a CDS encoding PLP-dependent cysteine synthase family protein: MYQSILDAIGSPLVQVSSPPGVTVAAKVESFNPGGSAKDRPAREMVRAAEQAGELSPGDRLVEPTSGNTGIGLCMVAAAKGYDITIVMPDDMSQERREIMEAYGADIELVTGDMTTARARADEIEEEEGAVQLRQFENPANPRAHYRTTAEEILEQVGDREIDYFVAGVGTGGTFSGNVKRLKEEFPDMTAVAVEPASNAVLSTGEAGSDDFQGMGPGFVSDNLDTDLIDEIETVELDEAEAACRRLAREEGILVGQSSGAMHVVANRVAERIADPEAECPPGPAELREEGEEALEADGGDYDDCPLVVTVFWDSGERYMSLGLFD, from the coding sequence ATGTACCAGAGCATTCTGGACGCCATCGGGTCGCCACTCGTCCAGGTCTCCTCGCCCCCCGGCGTCACGGTCGCCGCGAAGGTCGAGTCGTTCAATCCGGGCGGGTCGGCGAAGGACCGGCCGGCCCGCGAGATGGTCCGGGCGGCCGAGCAGGCCGGCGAGCTCTCCCCGGGCGACCGCCTCGTCGAGCCGACGAGCGGGAACACCGGTATCGGGCTCTGCATGGTCGCGGCCGCGAAGGGCTACGACATCACCATCGTCATGCCCGACGACATGTCCCAGGAGCGCCGCGAGATCATGGAGGCGTACGGGGCCGACATCGAACTCGTCACCGGCGACATGACCACGGCCCGGGCGCGTGCCGACGAGATAGAGGAAGAAGAGGGCGCGGTCCAGCTCCGCCAGTTCGAGAACCCGGCGAACCCGCGGGCACACTACCGGACGACCGCCGAAGAGATACTCGAACAGGTCGGCGACCGCGAGATAGACTACTTCGTCGCCGGCGTCGGCACCGGCGGCACCTTCTCCGGCAACGTGAAGCGGCTGAAAGAGGAGTTCCCGGACATGACCGCCGTCGCCGTCGAACCCGCCTCGAACGCGGTCCTCTCGACCGGCGAGGCCGGGAGCGACGACTTCCAGGGCATGGGCCCCGGCTTCGTCAGCGACAACCTCGACACCGACCTCATCGACGAGATAGAGACGGTCGAACTCGACGAGGCGGAGGCCGCGTGTCGCCGGCTCGCCCGCGAGGAGGGCATCCTCGTCGGCCAGTCCTCCGGCGCGATGCACGTCGTCGCGAACCGGGTGGCAGAACGCATCGCGGACCCCGAGGCCGAGTGCCCGCCGGGGCCGGCGGAACTCCGCGAGGAGGGCGAGGAGGCGCTCGAGGCCGACGGCGGCGACTACGACGACTGCCCGCTCGTCGTCACCGTCTTCTGGGACTCCGGCGAGCGATACATGTCGCTCGGGCTGTTCGACTGA
- a CDS encoding alpha/beta fold hydrolase produces the protein MTGGHGVAQVDGRRIHYRRAGVSGPVVVLLHGGGVDDAGLSWKLTIEELADAGYRVYAPDWPGYGDSDPHAEPSIASYVEVLEGFCEALAFDSVSLVGISMGGAAALGYTLAHPERVEKLSLVDSYGLGSTVPAGSVWYTLAHLPGANAAGWSMMGVSNEAAALGLGSVVHDPNAVPGAFVSDVRQRASETGAGRAFTRFQRNEIGPGGRVKTNYADRLDELDLPVLLVHGEGDPLFPVGWSRRAHDRIADSELVVFEDCGHWTPREKPLLFNTALVEFLRRGTGGDAVAGTATVES, from the coding sequence ATGACCGGGGGCCACGGGGTCGCCCAGGTCGACGGTCGACGCATCCACTACCGGCGGGCCGGCGTCTCCGGCCCGGTCGTCGTGCTCCTGCACGGCGGCGGCGTCGACGACGCGGGACTGTCCTGGAAACTGACCATCGAGGAACTGGCCGACGCGGGCTACCGGGTGTACGCCCCGGACTGGCCGGGCTACGGCGACAGCGACCCGCACGCCGAGCCGTCCATCGCGAGCTACGTCGAGGTGCTGGAGGGATTCTGTGAGGCGCTCGCGTTCGACAGCGTCTCGCTGGTCGGCATCTCGATGGGCGGGGCGGCCGCCCTCGGCTACACGCTCGCGCACCCCGAGCGCGTCGAGAAGCTCTCGCTCGTGGACAGCTACGGGCTGGGGTCGACCGTCCCGGCCGGCTCGGTCTGGTACACCCTCGCCCACCTGCCAGGGGCGAACGCGGCCGGCTGGTCGATGATGGGCGTCTCGAACGAGGCCGCCGCGCTCGGGCTCGGGAGCGTGGTCCACGACCCGAACGCGGTGCCCGGGGCGTTCGTCTCGGACGTCCGCCAGCGCGCCAGCGAGACCGGCGCGGGCCGGGCGTTCACGAGGTTCCAGCGCAACGAGATCGGGCCCGGCGGCCGCGTGAAGACGAACTACGCGGACCGCCTCGACGAACTCGACCTGCCGGTCCTGCTCGTCCACGGCGAGGGCGACCCCCTGTTCCCGGTGGGGTGGTCGCGCCGCGCCCACGACCGCATCGCGGACTCGGAACTGGTCGTGTTCGAGGACTGCGGGCACTGGACGCCCCGCGAGAAACCACTCCTGTTCAACACGGCCCTGGTCGAGTTCCTGCGCCGCGGCACGGGCGGGGACGCGGTGGCGGGGACCGCGACGGTCGAGAGCTGA
- a CDS encoding DUF5804 family protein, which translates to MTDVCLIGSDDSVLRYELLSRETAREALSTYDLWEPFENAIACRTVSVGAAVSLCNDLNWYLVRFVDDVFVREPSIVEDEWLSRDLATQVRNDAVKPDETGQYCKMYGVLANEEGPPSLVEPLFVQRTDDGLPEYDLHPDVDETVVVRVSAEEFGA; encoded by the coding sequence GTGACCGACGTCTGTCTCATCGGCTCGGACGATTCCGTCCTCCGGTACGAGTTGCTCTCGCGCGAGACCGCCCGCGAGGCCCTCTCGACGTACGACCTCTGGGAACCGTTCGAGAACGCCATCGCCTGCCGGACGGTGAGCGTCGGGGCAGCCGTCTCGCTCTGTAACGACCTGAACTGGTACCTCGTGCGGTTCGTCGACGACGTGTTCGTCCGCGAACCCTCCATCGTCGAGGACGAGTGGCTCTCCCGGGACCTCGCGACACAGGTCAGAAACGATGCAGTCAAGCCCGACGAGACCGGGCAGTACTGCAAGATGTACGGAGTCCTGGCGAACGAGGAGGGGCCGCCGTCGCTGGTCGAACCGCTGTTCGTGCAACGGACCGACGACGGCCTGCCCGAGTACGACCTCCACCCGGACGTGGACGAGACGGTCGTCGTCCGGGTGAGCGCGGAGGAGTTCGGCGCATGA
- a CDS encoding tRNA sulfurtransferase — protein MHPPGAGTVVVRHGDLNVKSTGVQRRMERRLVENVEALLAAAGVDATVEQPWSRILVRTDEAQVEAATEAAAKAFGVVSASPALSVPSEREAITEALVATARAHYDGGTFAVNARRSEKSLPFDSEDAQRWGGQAIWEAVEDDFEPAVDLDDPDLTFHVEIRGDETFVFLEHVDGPGGLPLGTQAPMVALVSGGIDSPVAAFELMRRGSPVVPVYVDLGDYGGPDHEARAVETVRTLAEYAPNFDLTLWKVPAGDVVAALVDAVETGRMLVFRRFLYVVGELIAGETAAAGVVTGEALGQKSSQTGQNFAVTSQAIDLPVHRPLLTWDKADIVEAARDIGTFHDSTIPAGCNRMVPAQPETHGSVAAVAAAEPDDLRERAREAVERAERVSF, from the coding sequence ATGCATCCCCCGGGGGCCGGGACGGTCGTCGTGCGCCACGGCGACCTCAACGTGAAGAGCACGGGCGTCCAGCGACGCATGGAGCGCCGCCTCGTCGAGAACGTCGAGGCGTTGCTCGCGGCCGCGGGCGTCGACGCGACCGTCGAGCAGCCCTGGTCGCGCATCCTCGTCAGGACGGACGAGGCACAGGTCGAGGCCGCGACCGAGGCCGCCGCGAAGGCCTTCGGCGTCGTCTCCGCCAGCCCGGCCCTGTCGGTCCCGTCCGAGCGCGAGGCCATCACCGAGGCACTGGTCGCGACCGCCCGGGCGCACTACGACGGCGGGACGTTCGCGGTGAACGCCCGCCGGTCCGAGAAGTCCCTGCCATTCGACAGCGAGGACGCCCAGCGCTGGGGCGGGCAGGCCATCTGGGAGGCGGTCGAGGACGACTTCGAGCCCGCGGTCGACCTCGACGACCCGGACCTGACCTTCCACGTCGAGATCCGCGGCGACGAGACGTTCGTCTTCCTCGAACACGTCGACGGCCCCGGCGGCCTCCCGCTCGGGACGCAGGCACCCATGGTCGCGCTGGTCAGCGGCGGCATCGACTCGCCGGTGGCCGCCTTCGAACTCATGCGCCGCGGGAGTCCCGTCGTGCCGGTGTACGTCGATTTGGGAGACTACGGCGGTCCGGACCACGAGGCCCGGGCGGTCGAGACGGTGCGCACCCTGGCCGAGTACGCGCCCAACTTCGACCTCACACTGTGGAAGGTTCCAGCAGGGGACGTGGTCGCCGCCCTCGTGGACGCGGTCGAGACCGGACGCATGCTCGTCTTCCGGCGGTTCCTCTACGTGGTCGGCGAGCTCATCGCCGGCGAGACCGCGGCCGCGGGCGTCGTCACCGGCGAGGCGCTGGGCCAGAAGTCCAGCCAGACCGGCCAGAACTTCGCGGTCACCTCGCAGGCCATCGACCTGCCGGTCCACCGCCCGCTGCTCACGTGGGACAAGGCCGACATCGTCGAGGCGGCCCGCGACATCGGGACGTTCCACGACTCGACCATCCCCGCGGGCTGCAACCGGATGGTGCCGGCCCAGCCCGAGACCCACGGGTCGGTCGCCGCGGTCGCGGCCGCCGAACCCGACGACCTGCGAGAGCGTGCCCGCGAGGCGGTCGAACGCGCCGAGCGCGTCTCCTTCTGA
- a CDS encoding PAS domain-containing response regulator, with product MPAQDPVPQPSGDGDLVSGRAETSVGTLGPVGDDGRTPTILVVDDQPEMAEATAAYLEREYEDAEVVTATSGDEGRTIIDDREIDCVVSDYDMPGMDGLAFLSVVRERDAGLPFVLFTGKGSEEIASEAISAGVSDYLQKGGIDQLALLANRVKNLIDKRRAEEALRLRVQAIEAAREGIAILDDEGRYVYMNEAYAAMHGYEVAELLGETWEVLSTDEEVAVFSEEIMPELSSVGTWRGSVTGVRSDGSRFPKDLSMAHMDGGGHVCVISDMTDYVAVSEETVAERVLHAHETGAMLVEGESIVGANNEFLTLVRHSRDTLLALTVPALGAGLTRLVERTRETGRTQEGTVTLSAESGTTTTVRCRVAVVDPQRESVAVLAWRA from the coding sequence ATGCCCGCGCAGGACCCCGTCCCGCAGCCCTCCGGAGACGGCGACCTCGTCAGCGGCCGCGCCGAGACCAGCGTCGGCACCCTCGGTCCCGTCGGTGACGACGGCCGAACACCCACCATCCTCGTCGTCGACGACCAGCCGGAGATGGCCGAGGCCACGGCCGCGTACCTCGAGCGGGAGTACGAGGACGCCGAGGTCGTCACGGCCACGAGCGGCGACGAGGGACGCACCATCATCGACGACCGCGAGATAGACTGCGTCGTGAGCGACTACGACATGCCCGGTATGGACGGTCTCGCCTTCCTGTCGGTCGTCCGCGAGCGCGACGCCGGGCTCCCGTTCGTGCTCTTCACCGGCAAGGGCTCCGAGGAGATCGCCAGCGAGGCCATCTCCGCCGGTGTCAGCGACTACCTCCAGAAGGGCGGCATCGACCAGCTGGCGCTGCTCGCGAACCGCGTCAAGAACCTCATCGACAAGCGCCGGGCCGAGGAGGCGCTCCGCCTCCGCGTGCAGGCCATCGAGGCGGCCCGCGAGGGCATCGCCATCCTCGACGACGAGGGGCGGTACGTCTACATGAACGAGGCGTACGCCGCCATGCACGGGTACGAGGTGGCGGAGTTGCTCGGGGAGACGTGGGAGGTGCTCTCGACCGACGAGGAGGTCGCGGTGTTCAGCGAAGAGATCATGCCTGAGCTCTCGTCGGTCGGGACCTGGCGCGGGAGCGTGACCGGGGTCCGCAGCGACGGCTCTCGCTTCCCGAAGGACCTCTCGATGGCCCACATGGACGGTGGGGGACACGTCTGCGTCATCAGCGACATGACCGACTACGTGGCAGTGAGCGAGGAGACCGTCGCCGAGCGCGTGTTACATGCCCACGAGACGGGCGCGATGCTCGTCGAGGGCGAGTCCATCGTCGGGGCGAACAACGAGTTCCTGACGCTGGTTCGACACTCGCGCGACACCTTGCTCGCGCTCACCGTTCCCGCGCTCGGTGCCGGACTGACCCGGCTGGTCGAACGAACGCGCGAGACGGGCCGAACACAGGAGGGAACCGTGACGCTCAGTGCGGAGTCGGGGACGACCACCACTGTCCGGTGCCGGGTCGCGGTCGTCGACCCGCAGAGGGAGTCGGTTGCGGTGCTCGCGTGGCGCGCCTGA
- a CDS encoding methionine adenosyltransferase: MTERNIRVEPIDRLAVEDQEVEIVERKGIGHPDSICDGIAEAVSQALARTYLDRVGQVLHYNTDETQLVAGSAAPAFGGGEVIEPIYLLIVGRATKHYVDESGEEYHIPAETVALKAAREYLGEHFPELEFGTDIVVDVKLGEGSGDLQTVFGEDGAAVPMANDTSFGVGHAPKSETEQIVLEAERRLNGEYHDENPAIGQDVKIMGKREGDHIDITVAAAIVDRYVEGMDDYIDEVESIRDYVTEVAHEHTDREVEVHVNTADDYEEGAIYLTTTGTSAEQGDDGSVGRGNRANGLITPNRSMSMEATSGKNPVNHIGKIYNLLSTDIAESVVAEVDGIRDLRIRLLSQIGRPIDQPHVADAHVVTEEGVDLADIEADVTAIIDRQLADVTDITRRVIDGELTTF, translated from the coding sequence ATGACAGAGCGCAATATTCGCGTCGAGCCCATCGACAGGCTCGCGGTCGAAGACCAGGAGGTCGAGATCGTCGAGCGAAAGGGCATCGGCCACCCCGACTCTATCTGTGACGGTATCGCCGAGGCGGTCTCGCAGGCACTCGCACGAACCTACCTCGACCGCGTCGGACAGGTCCTCCACTACAACACCGACGAGACCCAGCTGGTCGCCGGCAGCGCCGCACCGGCCTTCGGCGGCGGCGAGGTCATCGAACCAATCTACCTGCTCATCGTCGGTCGTGCCACCAAGCACTACGTCGACGAGTCGGGCGAGGAGTACCACATCCCCGCGGAGACGGTCGCCCTGAAGGCCGCCCGCGAGTACCTCGGTGAGCACTTCCCGGAACTGGAGTTCGGCACCGACATCGTCGTCGACGTGAAGCTCGGCGAGGGCTCGGGCGACCTCCAGACCGTCTTCGGCGAGGACGGCGCCGCCGTCCCGATGGCCAACGACACCTCCTTCGGCGTCGGCCACGCGCCCAAGAGCGAGACCGAGCAGATCGTCCTCGAGGCCGAGCGTCGCCTCAACGGCGAGTACCACGACGAGAACCCGGCCATCGGTCAGGACGTGAAGATCATGGGCAAACGCGAGGGCGACCACATCGACATCACGGTCGCCGCCGCCATCGTCGACCGGTACGTCGAGGGCATGGACGACTACATCGACGAGGTGGAGTCCATCCGCGACTACGTCACCGAGGTCGCCCACGAGCACACCGACCGCGAGGTCGAGGTCCACGTCAACACCGCCGACGACTACGAGGAGGGCGCCATCTACCTCACGACGACCGGGACCTCCGCCGAGCAGGGTGACGACGGCTCCGTCGGCCGCGGGAACCGCGCCAACGGCCTCATCACGCCGAACCGCTCCATGTCGATGGAGGCGACCTCCGGCAAGAACCCGGTCAACCACATCGGGAAGATCTACAACCTCCTCAGCACCGACATCGCCGAGAGCGTCGTCGCCGAGGTCGACGGCATCCGCGACCTGCGCATCCGCCTGCTCTCCCAGATCGGCCGCCCCATCGACCAGCCCCACGTCGCAGACGCCCACGTCGTCACCGAGGAGGGCGTCGACCTCGCGGACATCGAGGCGGACGTGACGGCCATCATCGACCGCCAGCTCGCCGACGTGACCGACATCACCCGTCGCGTCATCGACGGCGAACTGACCACCTTCTGA
- a CDS encoding TVP38/TMEM64 family protein: MLGDWLPDGPVFTSRANRRKALLSAVVLVGGTVLAAWLVVQVEPRVTDQSWLAAQFARFDRLAPVVFVAIQTVQVILAPIPGQTLGGVGGFLFGWVAGTAYSILGVAIGSHVVFLFARAYGRPAVEDWVTADVLDGFDDFVDDHGELGLFLAFLFPAFPDDALCFIAGLSPVSGRRFLLLVVVGRLPSFLAVAYAGDSLATGDPWEFAAIVAVLGVGSLVAYLRRDALVGLVGRVSDT, encoded by the coding sequence ATGCTCGGCGACTGGCTGCCCGACGGGCCGGTGTTCACCTCGCGGGCGAACCGCCGCAAGGCACTGCTGTCGGCGGTGGTGCTCGTCGGGGGCACGGTGCTCGCGGCGTGGCTGGTGGTGCAGGTGGAGCCCCGGGTGACCGACCAGTCGTGGCTCGCGGCCCAGTTCGCGCGGTTCGACCGGCTGGCCCCGGTCGTCTTCGTCGCCATCCAGACCGTCCAGGTGATACTCGCGCCCATCCCCGGGCAGACCCTCGGCGGCGTCGGCGGGTTCCTCTTCGGCTGGGTCGCCGGCACCGCCTACTCCATCCTCGGGGTGGCCATCGGGAGCCACGTCGTGTTTCTGTTCGCGCGGGCGTACGGCCGCCCCGCGGTCGAGGACTGGGTCACCGCCGACGTGCTCGACGGCTTCGACGACTTCGTCGACGACCACGGCGAACTCGGGCTCTTCCTCGCGTTCCTCTTCCCCGCGTTCCCCGACGACGCGCTCTGTTTCATCGCCGGCCTCTCGCCGGTCTCCGGCCGACGGTTCCTCCTGCTGGTGGTCGTCGGCCGCCTCCCGTCGTTCCTCGCGGTCGCCTACGCGGGCGACAGCCTCGCCACCGGCGACCCGTGGGAGTTCGCCGCCATCGTGGCGGTGCTCGGGGTCGGCTCGCTGGTGGCGTATCTCCGGCGCGACGCGCTGGTCGGACTGGTCGGGCGCGTGTCGGACACCTGA
- a CDS encoding PHP domain-containing protein — MTRTLRIDPHVHTRFSYDASASVEAVLEHAAAAGLDGLVVTDHDAIVGSRRAVELAPDFGLVALPGVEVSTAHGHLLALGVTERPEPHRPLGETMDAIRDAGGVAVVPHPFRLTSHGVRRSHLADPDAVEIFNACTLLSYRNRQAAAYADRNGLPGVGSSDAHTPSAVGDGFTTVEVADSGHRTDVDPVAILDAIRAGRTTAHGQRASLLRYLNKYAVNAWLAAARR, encoded by the coding sequence ATGACACGGACGCTGCGGATCGACCCCCACGTCCACACCCGGTTCTCCTACGATGCTTCGGCGTCGGTCGAGGCGGTGCTCGAACACGCCGCCGCGGCCGGCCTCGACGGGCTGGTCGTGACCGACCACGACGCCATCGTGGGGAGCCGACGTGCGGTCGAGCTGGCCCCTGACTTCGGGCTGGTCGCCCTGCCCGGCGTCGAGGTGTCGACCGCCCACGGCCACCTGCTCGCGCTCGGGGTCACCGAGCGCCCGGAACCCCACCGCCCGCTCGGGGAGACGATGGACGCCATCCGCGACGCCGGCGGGGTCGCGGTCGTCCCGCACCCGTTCCGCCTGACCAGTCACGGGGTCCGCCGGAGCCACCTTGCCGACCCGGACGCGGTCGAGATCTTCAACGCCTGTACCCTGCTCTCGTACCGGAACCGGCAGGCCGCGGCCTACGCCGACCGGAACGGCCTCCCCGGCGTCGGCAGCAGCGACGCCCACACGCCGAGTGCGGTCGGTGACGGCTTCACCACGGTCGAGGTGGCGGACTCGGGCCACCGGACCGACGTGGACCCGGTGGCCATCCTCGACGCCATCCGCGCCGGCCGGACCACGGCCCACGGCCAGCGCGCCTCCCTGCTGCGCTACCTGAACAAGTACGCGGTCAACGCCTGGCTGGCGGCCGCGAGGCGGTGA
- a CDS encoding CDP-alcohol phosphatidyltransferase family protein: MSDESERAGSHLQRTLGRSARRTGFRYEPGNILYRLTVADYVSLVALFFAWTASLLFLSGESNYAVVVMFVAFLFDKLDGYLARRLDVTSSLGRQVDSFIDIFVYLVTAALLFYYELAPRLVLGAEGEILRIATSAVVGFCVLAFGGLRLIRHNNEGFIEDDTGTSHYHGITVVHVNAVVVLNYLLVLSVAPLGLWNGWAAAATTMVVCPLMVSDYRSPKTEFVHWVVGAACVVVSAAVLWVEFGLSLAALGL, encoded by the coding sequence ATGTCAGACGAAAGCGAGCGGGCCGGCAGCCACCTGCAACGCACACTCGGCCGGAGCGCGAGACGGACCGGGTTCCGGTACGAACCCGGCAACATCCTGTACCGGCTGACGGTCGCCGACTACGTGAGCCTCGTGGCACTGTTCTTCGCGTGGACGGCGTCGCTGTTGTTCCTCTCCGGGGAGTCCAACTACGCGGTCGTCGTGATGTTCGTCGCGTTCCTGTTCGACAAGCTGGACGGCTACCTCGCGCGCCGACTCGACGTGACCTCCTCGCTCGGCAGACAGGTCGACTCCTTCATCGACATCTTCGTCTACCTCGTCACCGCGGCCCTGCTCTTCTACTACGAACTGGCCCCTCGCCTCGTACTCGGCGCGGAGGGCGAGATACTCCGCATCGCGACCAGCGCGGTCGTCGGCTTCTGCGTCCTCGCGTTCGGCGGCCTCCGGCTCATCCGGCACAACAACGAGGGCTTCATCGAGGACGACACGGGGACGAGCCACTACCACGGCATCACCGTCGTCCACGTCAACGCGGTCGTCGTCCTCAACTACCTCCTCGTGCTGTCCGTCGCCCCGCTGGGCCTCTGGAACGGCTGGGCCGCGGCGGCGACGACGATGGTCGTCTGTCCCCTGATGGTCTCGGACTACCGCAGTCCGAAGACCGAGTTCGTCCACTGGGTGGTCGGTGCGGCCTGCGTGGTGGTGTCGGCGGCGGTGCTGTGGGTCGAGTTCGGGCTCAGTCTCGCGGCGCTCGGGCTATGA
- a CDS encoding GNAT family N-acetyltransferase: MDVPIWNLTRTTYGRRFYEFLESRGLKLSLMHLYRKDLGAEPPGEPPAGVSLSVHEAATVPEWPDEQFESLAAEDHVVLARLGKTDVDDGKVVGWVFLTTDRAKHVEPLETTVRFDGVYVWRLWVEPEYRERGIASALVAEGTRFAREELGCATATAFIAVDNQPSRWVFESRGFTEATPARYVGLFGWEHRSELLRRT; encoded by the coding sequence ATGGACGTTCCCATCTGGAACCTGACGCGGACGACCTACGGCCGCCGGTTCTACGAGTTCCTCGAGTCGCGCGGCCTGAAGCTCTCGTTGATGCACCTGTACCGGAAGGACCTCGGTGCAGAACCGCCGGGCGAGCCGCCAGCGGGCGTCTCTCTCTCGGTCCACGAGGCGGCGACCGTTCCCGAGTGGCCCGACGAGCAGTTCGAGTCACTGGCGGCGGAGGACCACGTCGTCCTGGCCCGGCTGGGCAAGACGGACGTGGACGACGGCAAGGTCGTCGGCTGGGTGTTCCTCACGACGGACCGCGCCAAGCACGTCGAGCCACTGGAGACGACGGTGCGCTTCGACGGCGTCTACGTCTGGCGGCTGTGGGTCGAACCCGAGTACCGCGAGCGCGGCATCGCCTCCGCGCTGGTCGCCGAGGGCACCCGTTTCGCCCGCGAGGAACTCGGCTGTGCCACCGCGACAGCCTTCATCGCGGTCGACAACCAGCCGTCGAGGTGGGTGTTCGAGTCGAGGGGCTTCACGGAGGCCACGCCGGCCCGCTACGTCGGGCTGTTCGGGTGGGAGCACCGGAGCGAACTCCTGCGGCGCACGTAA
- the cyaB gene encoding class IV adenylate cyclase, whose protein sequence is MYEVEVKVAAAHGPVRERLAAQEAVPVDAVVQEDVYYDAPHRDFAETDEALRIRREATIEGGLDQDAPPAAAFERVDPAAFEANVTYKGPLVEAESKTREEFETLVEDGETMDEILARLGFDPAATVRKRRERFALDGYTVTLDAVEGLGEYVECEVETDEGAVEDAREGAFEVLRSLGLDPDEQIRTSYLGLLLAEAASEQ, encoded by the coding sequence ATGTACGAGGTGGAAGTGAAGGTGGCGGCGGCCCACGGCCCGGTCCGGGAGCGACTGGCCGCACAGGAGGCGGTCCCGGTCGACGCCGTCGTCCAGGAGGACGTGTACTACGACGCGCCCCACCGCGACTTCGCGGAGACCGACGAGGCGCTGCGCATCCGGCGCGAGGCGACCATCGAGGGCGGCCTGGACCAGGACGCCCCGCCCGCCGCGGCGTTCGAGCGCGTCGACCCGGCCGCGTTCGAGGCCAACGTGACGTACAAGGGGCCGCTGGTCGAGGCGGAGTCGAAGACCCGCGAGGAGTTCGAGACGCTGGTCGAAGACGGGGAGACGATGGACGAGATACTCGCGCGACTGGGCTTCGACCCGGCCGCGACGGTCCGCAAGCGCCGCGAACGCTTCGCCCTCGACGGCTACACCGTCACGCTGGACGCGGTCGAGGGCCTCGGCGAGTACGTCGAGTGCGAGGTCGAGACCGACGAGGGGGCGGTCGAGGACGCCCGCGAGGGCGCGTTCGAGGTACTGCGCTCGCTCGGGCTCGACCCCGACGAGCAGATTCGCACGTCGTACCTCGGGCTGTTGCTGGCAGAGGCGGCATCGGAACAGTAA
- a CDS encoding FKBP-type peptidyl-prolyl cis-trans isomerase, giving the protein MTDDQEAELADAEDEVSEDAAAEEEAAEEAETTGLQDGDFIKLEYTARTKESDQLVDTTDPEVAEEEGVDDEGRPFEPRVIVLGEGHMFAAVEDELRGKEVGDSGHVTIPAAEAFGEYDDSQVRTVSAEKIPEDSRRPGAQVQIDGEQGFINTIIGGRARVDFNHPLAGEDLEYDYEIAEVVEDSVEKAQGLMHMFFDVDLDMWFETDEVEEEVRVESDEDDEDAEPEFETQTVEKETLYIESDPQLQMNQQWMFGKQQVAQQLMQHLDIDRVIVQETIDGGMGGMMGGMGGMMGGAGGAGGADAADIEEALAEADIDAEDIEADLDEE; this is encoded by the coding sequence ATGACCGATGACCAAGAGGCCGAACTGGCCGACGCTGAGGACGAAGTGAGTGAGGACGCAGCAGCCGAGGAAGAGGCTGCAGAGGAGGCAGAGACGACAGGACTGCAGGACGGCGACTTCATCAAGCTCGAGTACACCGCGCGAACGAAGGAGAGCGACCAGCTGGTCGACACGACCGACCCGGAGGTCGCCGAGGAGGAGGGCGTCGACGACGAGGGTCGTCCCTTCGAGCCCCGCGTCATCGTGCTGGGCGAGGGTCACATGTTCGCCGCTGTCGAGGACGAGCTCCGCGGCAAGGAGGTCGGTGACTCCGGTCACGTCACCATCCCCGCCGCCGAGGCCTTCGGCGAGTACGACGACTCCCAGGTCCGCACCGTCAGCGCGGAGAAGATCCCCGAGGACTCCCGCCGCCCCGGCGCACAGGTCCAGATCGACGGCGAGCAGGGCTTCATCAACACCATCATCGGTGGCCGCGCCCGCGTCGACTTCAACCACCCGCTCGCGGGTGAGGACCTCGAGTACGACTACGAGATCGCCGAGGTCGTCGAGGACAGCGTCGAGAAGGCCCAGGGCCTGATGCACATGTTCTTCGACGTCGACCTCGACATGTGGTTCGAGACCGACGAGGTCGAGGAGGAGGTCCGCGTCGAGTCCGACGAGGACGACGAGGACGCAGAGCCCGAGTTCGAGACCCAGACGGTCGAGAAGGAGACGCTCTACATCGAGTCCGACCCGCAGCTGCAGATGAACCAGCAGTGGATGTTCGGCAAGCAGCAGGTCGCACAGCAGCTCATGCAGCACCTCGACATCGACCGTGTCATCGTCCAGGAGACCATCGACGGTGGCATGGGCGGCATGATGGGTGGCATGGGTGGCATGATGGGCGGCGCCGGCGGCGCCGGCGGTGCCGACGCGGCCGACATCGAGGAGGCCCTCGCGGAGGCCGACATCGACGCCGAGGACATCGAAGCCGACCTCGACGAGGAGTAA